One Parageobacillus sp. KH3-4 genomic region harbors:
- a CDS encoding DUF5317 domain-containing protein, with protein MVYDGILLSLVVGFFRGGSLKGLAHMKLRGGWLFPLLLAVQFVIFALQDKVAIVAKLSNILFLLVYMIGLLFLWINRSQPGFIVIFAGVLLNFIVMAVNGGRMPVSVEAAQFLGREYIDALQAGVYGKHQAITSETLLPFLGDIIPLSPPYPRQQVISIGDVIINVGAFFFIQHLMLNTASKERSTAPVSK; from the coding sequence ATGGTTTATGATGGTATTTTATTATCGCTTGTGGTTGGTTTTTTTCGTGGAGGAAGTTTGAAAGGTCTTGCGCATATGAAGCTGCGCGGGGGATGGTTGTTTCCGTTATTGTTGGCGGTGCAGTTCGTTATTTTTGCCCTGCAAGATAAAGTCGCGATTGTCGCCAAACTAAGCAACATTTTGTTTCTTCTCGTATATATGATTGGTCTCCTTTTTCTCTGGATTAACCGAAGCCAGCCTGGATTTATCGTTATTTTTGCGGGAGTTCTATTAAATTTTATCGTTATGGCGGTAAACGGCGGAAGGATGCCTGTGTCGGTTGAGGCAGCGCAATTTCTCGGCCGTGAATACATAGATGCATTGCAGGCGGGAGTATACGGCAAGCATCAAGCGATTACATCAGAGACGTTGTTGCCGTTTCTAGGCGATATTATCCCGCTGTCACCGCCATATCCGCGTCAGCAAGTCATCAGCATTGGCGATGTTATCATCAATGTTGGAGCGTTTTTCTTTATCCAACATCTCATGCTTAACACAGCGAGCAAAGAACGTTCTACCGCTCCTGTAAGTAAATAA
- a CDS encoding FeoB-associated Cys-rich membrane protein has product MIANIVIGGVIFGYAGWMLVRHIKKSSKGKCAGCSLADNCQGSCSPYKQEDRI; this is encoded by the coding sequence ATGATTGCGAATATTGTGATCGGTGGCGTTATTTTTGGTTATGCCGGATGGATGCTTGTCCGCCACATTAAGAAAAGCTCAAAAGGAAAATGTGCTGGTTGCTCTCTTGCTGATAATTGCCAAGGTTCTTGCTCGCCTTACAAACAAGAAGATCGTATATAA
- the feoB gene encoding ferrous iron transport protein B, with protein sequence MPSYIALFGNPNTGKTSLFNNLTGSYEYVGNWSGVTVEKKIGILRQHDVPIVDLPGIYSLQPLSRDEGVATEFLLTESFSAIVNIVDASQLKRNLHLTVQLLEFGKPLMIALNMIDVAEKRGVKVDAEKLSQCIGVPVIPVIARTGKGTKELVCTILSLTEQSGHSFSIDYGRDVEAAVQKIGEQLPDDLPVSKRWLALQFLEGNERVHAYLQTYLEVAPLLLIRDNVRQKLGRALAEHMYEVRERWIAKVIETSTVTTKQKTLTLTEKIDAIVTNKYLGLPIFLLFMYIMFMLTFDWLGSPLADLFDQFLSGPLTDWLAKLLSLIGASPFIKELVLSGIVSGVGGVLVFVPQIFILFFFISLLEDSGYMARVAMVMDRFMEAIGLNGKAFIPMIIGFGCNVPGVMAARTIEQPKERLLTILLLPFMSCSARLPVYALFAGTFFAKNQAIVVFFLYILGIVVALGLAKLFSATLLKDESSVFVIELPPYRMPQALTLWRSTWDKGKGFVRKAGTFIFGGSVAIWLLTYVGPKGIGVSMDDSFLAVVSSVLAPILAPLGFGTWQAGASLITGFLAKEVVVSTMNIIYHAQNMDVLQKALVQHFTPLSALSFITFVLLYTPCLATVATIRKETGSRKWTFISIGCALSIAYVISFVIYQGGMLLGF encoded by the coding sequence ATGCCATCATATATTGCGTTATTTGGCAATCCAAATACAGGGAAAACTTCATTGTTTAATAATTTAACAGGATCATACGAATATGTCGGAAATTGGAGCGGAGTAACGGTAGAAAAAAAGATTGGCATATTGCGGCAGCACGATGTTCCGATCGTTGACCTGCCGGGAATTTATTCGCTACAACCGCTGTCCCGGGATGAAGGAGTGGCGACCGAATTTTTATTAACGGAGTCTTTTTCCGCGATTGTCAATATCGTGGACGCTTCCCAATTAAAACGGAATTTGCATTTGACCGTTCAGCTTCTTGAATTTGGAAAACCGCTGATGATAGCGTTAAATATGATTGACGTGGCAGAGAAACGCGGAGTAAAAGTAGATGCGGAAAAGCTTTCGCAATGTATTGGCGTTCCTGTGATTCCGGTTATCGCGCGGACGGGAAAGGGAACAAAAGAGCTCGTTTGCACCATTTTGTCTCTAACCGAACAAAGCGGGCATTCGTTTTCAATCGATTACGGTCGAGATGTGGAAGCAGCTGTGCAAAAAATAGGTGAACAACTCCCAGATGATTTACCGGTGTCAAAACGATGGCTTGCATTGCAGTTTTTAGAAGGAAATGAACGGGTTCATGCATATTTACAAACATATTTAGAAGTTGCCCCGCTTCTGTTGATTCGCGACAATGTACGACAAAAGCTTGGGCGCGCTTTAGCAGAGCACATGTATGAAGTGCGCGAGCGATGGATTGCGAAAGTCATCGAAACATCAACGGTGACGACGAAGCAAAAGACGCTCACGTTAACAGAAAAAATTGATGCGATTGTAACCAATAAATATTTGGGCTTGCCGATTTTCTTATTATTTATGTATATCATGTTTATGTTAACGTTTGACTGGCTTGGCTCACCGCTTGCCGATCTGTTTGATCAGTTTCTTTCCGGTCCATTAACGGATTGGCTGGCCAAACTGTTGTCGCTTATAGGTGCATCTCCATTCATTAAAGAGCTTGTCCTTAGTGGAATTGTTTCTGGCGTTGGCGGGGTGCTTGTATTTGTACCGCAAATTTTCATTTTGTTCTTTTTCATTTCTTTGTTAGAGGATTCCGGATATATGGCGCGTGTCGCTATGGTCATGGACCGGTTTATGGAGGCGATTGGTTTAAATGGAAAAGCGTTTATTCCGATGATTATCGGATTTGGCTGCAACGTTCCTGGTGTCATGGCAGCACGGACGATTGAACAGCCAAAAGAACGGTTGCTGACGATTTTGTTGCTGCCGTTTATGTCATGTTCGGCGCGTTTGCCGGTATATGCGCTGTTTGCTGGAACATTTTTCGCAAAAAATCAAGCAATTGTCGTGTTTTTCCTATATATATTAGGAATTGTTGTCGCACTTGGCCTTGCCAAACTGTTTTCGGCCACTTTATTAAAAGATGAAAGCTCGGTTTTCGTCATTGAGCTGCCGCCGTATCGGATGCCGCAAGCATTGACGTTGTGGCGGAGCACATGGGATAAAGGAAAAGGATTTGTGCGAAAAGCAGGCACGTTTATTTTCGGTGGGTCTGTTGCGATTTGGCTATTGACATATGTTGGGCCAAAAGGAATTGGTGTTTCCATGGATGACAGTTTTCTAGCAGTTGTAAGCAGTGTGCTTGCTCCAATTTTAGCGCCGCTCGGTTTTGGAACATGGCAGGCTGGCGCGTCGTTGATAACGGGTTTTTTAGCAAAAGAAGTCGTTGTTTCAACAATGAATATTATTTACCATGCGCAAAATATGGACGTGCTGCAAAAGGCGCTAGTGCAACATTTTACGCCGTTATCTGCGCTTAGCTTTATCACGTTTGTGCTTTTATATACTCCTTGCTTAGCGACGGTTGCGACCATTCGCAAAGAAACAGGATCACGAAAATGGACGTTTATTTCGATCGGTTGTGCGTTGAGCATTGCGTACGTGATTTCTTTCGTTATTTATCAAGGTGGAATGTTGCTTGGATTTTGA
- a CDS encoding FeoA family protein — MVLADLQQGQQAVITHLAVANEVVKQRLIHMGMHEGEKVCVKCIMPFGGPLMVEVDGQYICLRRKEAACIGVK; from the coding sequence ATGGTTCTTGCCGATCTTCAACAAGGACAACAAGCTGTGATTACCCATTTAGCAGTAGCAAATGAAGTTGTGAAACAGCGCCTAATTCATATGGGCATGCATGAAGGGGAAAAAGTTTGTGTTAAATGCATAATGCCATTTGGCGGCCCGTTAATGGTGGAAGTAGATGGGCAGTATATTTGTCTTCGGCGCAAAGAGGCGGCTTGTATTGGGGTGAAATAA
- a CDS encoding bile acid:sodium symporter family protein, producing the protein MGKLAKISNFVGNTFAIWVLLFAAFAFYSPKTFTWIAPYIVPLLGIVMFGMGLTLSVNDFKEVLKRPKEVLIGVVAQFLIMPLLAFLLSHYLPVPREVALGIILVGCCPGGTASNVMTYLAKGDTALSVAVTSVSTILAPILTPSLILLLAGKWLSVSAASLFWSIVKVVLIPIILGLIVQSFFQKQVKTCVQILPLVSVIAIVAIVAAVVGQNQQAIAKSGIEIFLIVVAHNVLGLLLGYWFAKLFRLSVPKQKAISIEVGMQNSGLGAALATAHFSPLAAVPSAIFSVWHNISGPIVATYFRKKDEKQETSGSTISA; encoded by the coding sequence ATGGGAAAATTAGCGAAAATTAGCAACTTTGTCGGAAACACTTTTGCCATCTGGGTGCTATTATTTGCCGCTTTTGCTTTTTATTCTCCAAAAACTTTTACATGGATCGCTCCGTACATTGTGCCATTGCTTGGCATCGTTATGTTTGGCATGGGGCTTACACTGTCGGTCAATGACTTTAAAGAAGTGTTGAAACGGCCAAAGGAAGTGCTGATCGGCGTCGTCGCCCAGTTTTTGATCATGCCGCTTCTCGCCTTTTTGCTTTCTCATTATTTGCCAGTGCCGCGGGAAGTGGCTCTCGGCATTATCCTTGTCGGCTGCTGTCCGGGCGGAACGGCGTCTAACGTAATGACATATTTGGCAAAAGGGGATACGGCGCTTTCTGTCGCCGTGACGTCTGTTTCGACAATACTTGCGCCAATTTTAACACCGTCGCTTATTTTGCTGCTTGCTGGGAAATGGTTATCCGTTTCCGCCGCCTCCTTATTTTGGTCGATTGTGAAAGTTGTTCTTATCCCGATTATTCTTGGATTAATTGTACAATCGTTTTTCCAAAAACAAGTAAAAACATGTGTCCAAATTCTCCCACTCGTTTCCGTGATCGCGATTGTCGCCATTGTCGCGGCAGTTGTCGGACAAAACCAACAAGCGATTGCAAAAAGCGGGATCGAAATTTTCTTGATTGTCGTCGCCCACAACGTACTTGGATTATTGCTTGGCTATTGGTTTGCCAAATTGTTTCGCTTATCGGTACCAAAACAAAAAGCAATTTCGATCGAAGTCGGCATGCAAAACTCCGGCCTTGGCGCGGCGTTAGCAACCGCCCATTTTTCGCCGCTCGCCGCCGTTCCGAGCGCCATTTTCAGCGTATGGCACAACATTTCCGGGCCAATTGTTGCCACATATTTTCGCAAAAAAGATGAGAAACAAGAAACGAGCGGATCGACAATTTCAGCTTAA
- a CDS encoding Na+/H+ antiporter NhaC family protein, giving the protein MGPSWKALLPFLVVIPISIWTKQVIPGLFVALLFGSYLIDPTLLGGLRTMLSYTVDNIMQTNNIRIIIFLYVFAGLISMIKYTGGIKGFVHLISKKVKTARSALMLTWISTMVTFSDPDFRIVTIAPIMKALKERLRLSSQQIGFAIEVTSNPVVALIPLATAFVGYMVSVIDKALKTAGIDAKPYIVYVKSIPFNFFSFTIIIVGLYYSFFKYSRKGKARAMEKDIGKYVPVQRWNEQLAVEFAEENASDINKGKTENPNEMQGEEGEGMESCPRAYNKETPIKPWNLIVPLSIVLALTLFLSWWDGHKGAKTFFDAFLRSDALGAMLEALFITVIITVVYFLLQKFKLADLLTHFVKGGNELMSVILMLALIWALSAVSEDLGFSQYITDHVQNWIPHYFVAPVLFLLGALISYFIGSSWGTWGMLMPLGVTLAHQSGANILLVIGAVFASGTFGAFTSPLSDNTVTLCTILGLPVMEYARTKLVPAFIAAGMAAVLFGVMSFVMR; this is encoded by the coding sequence ATGGGGCCTTCATGGAAAGCGCTGCTTCCGTTTTTAGTAGTGATTCCGATATCAATATGGACAAAACAAGTCATTCCAGGCTTGTTTGTGGCGTTATTGTTTGGCAGTTATTTGATCGATCCGACGTTGCTGGGCGGTTTACGGACGATGCTATCGTATACGGTCGATAATATCATGCAGACAAATAATATTCGCATTATTATTTTTCTTTATGTGTTTGCCGGTCTTATTAGCATGATTAAATATACAGGAGGAATTAAAGGATTTGTTCATCTTATTAGCAAAAAAGTAAAAACAGCAAGAAGCGCTTTAATGCTAACATGGATTTCGACAATGGTGACGTTCAGCGATCCTGATTTCCGCATCGTAACGATTGCGCCGATTATGAAAGCGCTCAAAGAACGGCTAAGGTTATCTTCGCAACAGATCGGGTTTGCGATTGAAGTGACGTCCAATCCGGTTGTAGCCCTCATTCCATTGGCAACAGCATTTGTTGGCTATATGGTCTCGGTAATTGATAAAGCGCTGAAAACAGCGGGAATTGATGCGAAGCCGTATATTGTCTATGTAAAAAGCATTCCGTTTAACTTTTTTTCATTTACGATTATTATTGTCGGGCTTTATTACAGCTTTTTTAAATACTCAAGAAAAGGAAAAGCACGCGCGATGGAGAAAGACATAGGAAAATATGTGCCTGTTCAGCGGTGGAATGAACAATTGGCGGTGGAGTTCGCCGAAGAAAATGCGTCAGACATAAATAAAGGCAAAACGGAAAATCCGAATGAAATGCAAGGTGAAGAAGGGGAAGGGATGGAGTCTTGTCCGCGCGCGTACAATAAAGAAACGCCGATTAAGCCATGGAATTTAATCGTACCGTTATCCATTGTACTTGCGCTGACACTATTCTTGAGCTGGTGGGATGGGCATAAAGGGGCAAAAACATTTTTTGACGCGTTCCTTCGCAGCGATGCGCTTGGTGCGATGTTGGAAGCGCTATTTATTACCGTAATCATTACGGTCGTTTATTTTCTTTTGCAAAAATTCAAGCTTGCTGATTTATTGACCCATTTTGTTAAAGGCGGAAATGAATTAATGTCTGTCATTTTAATGCTGGCACTCATTTGGGCGTTGTCAGCAGTATCGGAGGATTTAGGTTTTTCTCAATATATTACGGACCATGTACAAAATTGGATTCCACATTATTTTGTCGCTCCTGTATTGTTTTTGCTTGGTGCGCTGATTTCTTATTTTATCGGCTCCTCTTGGGGAACATGGGGGATGTTAATGCCGCTTGGCGTCACGCTTGCACATCAGTCAGGTGCGAATATCCTACTTGTAATTGGTGCCGTATTTGCGAGCGGGACGTTCGGTGCGTTTACCTCGCCGCTCAGCGATAATACAGTGACATTATGTACGATTTTGGGGTTGCCGGTGATGGAATATGCGCGTACAAAGCTAGTTCCTGCATTCATTGCAGCAGGGATGGCTGCGGTTCTTTTTGGTGTTATGTCGTTTGTAATGCGGTAA
- a CDS encoding MaoC family dehydratase, with protein MNLKPGDVFTWQRTFTEEETSQFARLSGDMGRHHMERDEKGRLMVHGLFTASIGTKIGGDLNYIAREINCEFIRPVFTGDTITCELTITEVTPMGGYKKVAMKTVYRNQHGKEVLIGTSKGIIKDDVHPS; from the coding sequence ATGAATTTAAAACCTGGGGACGTATTTACTTGGCAGCGCACGTTCACAGAAGAAGAAACATCGCAATTCGCCCGCCTCTCTGGTGATATGGGAAGGCATCATATGGAGCGTGATGAGAAGGGACGGCTTATGGTGCATGGGTTATTTACCGCCAGCATCGGTACAAAAATTGGGGGTGATTTAAACTATATCGCCAGAGAAATAAACTGCGAATTCATTCGCCCTGTATTTACTGGAGATACAATCACATGTGAATTAACGATTACCGAAGTGACTCCAATGGGTGGATACAAAAAAGTGGCAATGAAAACGGTTTATCGAAATCAACATGGGAAAGAAGTATTAATTGGGACGAGCAAAGGGATTATAAAGGACGACGTACATCCTTCATGA
- a CDS encoding metallophosphoesterase, with product MIFVFAIVVIIFMLFIYKAHRNTHDAVFHRVEVRYNGNDEDAIRILHLSDLHLENLSISPDYLYGKLKNEQIDLIALTGDLLDREKSIPKLAPYLTVLQKLNPAYGIYVVFGNHDYVLKEEHFQALKTMLEKHGCTVLQNEAKTISIKGKTVNVIGIDDFCTGRSDLEKAYAHIKDGLHLVLTHDPNIVLHMRHYHFDYLLSGHFHGGQIHWPKPYHLVKMGKLVRMNIIKGYHELDGKPFYISEGLGQTGVNIRIGTKPEITLHTLSLTPLHRRETGKVV from the coding sequence ATGATATTTGTTTTTGCCATCGTTGTGATCATTTTTATGCTATTTATCTATAAAGCACACCGCAATACGCATGATGCGGTTTTTCATAGAGTAGAAGTGCGCTATAACGGGAACGACGAGGATGCCATCCGTATTTTGCATTTGTCGGACCTTCATTTAGAAAACTTATCGATTTCCCCTGACTATTTATATGGAAAACTAAAAAATGAGCAAATTGATTTGATCGCATTAACTGGGGATTTGCTTGATCGTGAAAAAAGTATTCCAAAGTTGGCCCCGTATTTGACGGTGTTGCAAAAGCTAAACCCGGCATATGGCATTTATGTCGTGTTCGGCAACCATGATTATGTGTTGAAAGAGGAGCATTTCCAAGCTTTAAAAACAATGTTAGAGAAACATGGGTGCACCGTTTTGCAAAATGAAGCGAAAACCATTTCGATTAAAGGAAAAACCGTAAATGTAATCGGTATTGATGATTTTTGCACAGGACGCAGCGATTTAGAAAAAGCATACGCACATATCAAAGATGGTTTACATCTTGTGCTGACACACGATCCAAATATCGTTTTGCATATGCGCCATTATCATTTTGATTATTTGCTTTCCGGCCATTTTCACGGCGGACAAATTCATTGGCCGAAGCCGTATCATCTCGTGAAAATGGGAAAATTAGTGCGAATGAATATTATTAAAGGCTACCACGAACTAGACGGCAAGCCGTTTTACATTAGCGAAGGGCTCGGGCAGACGGGAGTAAACATCCGTATTGGTACAAAGCCAGAAATTACGCTTCACACATTGTCATTAACGCCGCTGCATCGGCGTGAAACGGGGAAGGTTGTCTGA
- a CDS encoding galactosyldiacylglycerol synthase has product MKTVLFLPLLQIPSGHHQAADALKEDLLAMAPQWRCHKVELLSSRLGKAEKFISSAYLQWIRHFPKTYSILYEQAVIRQKKARPSFRYYEFLFSRHVKNLVQHIQPDLIVCTHALPSYLLNRLKLNKEIASPVVNVYTDYFIHHLWGIEAIDYHFVGHPYMKTQLLEKGVPESRVFATGIPVHPHITISRQKKQAERSRYIGLISGGSLGIGAFAALLKKISPDDPIDYYVLCGKNAQMYKQLQSEKHPRLIPLPYISSRKEMNALYDQADFILTKPGGVTISECLYKKLPIFIYDTLPGQEEMNLRILKQFHLAFDFLNWKDVPNIADKLLPILHSPQIAHYFSKVEKYHRQLSPERPAMLLYSKLSDGLFKQTPR; this is encoded by the coding sequence GTGAAAACGGTGTTGTTTCTTCCTTTGTTGCAAATTCCATCAGGGCATCACCAAGCGGCAGACGCATTGAAAGAAGATTTATTAGCGATGGCCCCGCAATGGCGATGCCATAAAGTCGAGCTGCTGTCATCGCGATTAGGAAAAGCGGAAAAATTTATATCTTCTGCTTACTTACAATGGATTCGCCATTTTCCAAAGACATACAGCATATTGTATGAGCAAGCGGTCATCCGTCAAAAAAAGGCGCGGCCATCATTCCGATATTACGAATTTCTCTTTAGCCGTCACGTAAAAAATTTAGTCCAACACATACAGCCCGATCTCATTGTTTGCACGCATGCCCTTCCTTCCTATTTATTAAACCGTCTCAAATTAAACAAGGAAATCGCCAGTCCAGTAGTCAACGTATATACCGATTATTTCATTCATCATTTATGGGGAATTGAAGCGATCGATTACCATTTTGTCGGCCATCCTTACATGAAAACGCAGCTATTGGAAAAAGGGGTTCCGGAAAGCCGCGTTTTTGCAACAGGCATTCCGGTTCATCCACACATAACGATAAGCAGGCAAAAAAAGCAGGCGGAGCGTTCCCGCTACATTGGTCTTATATCAGGCGGCAGTTTGGGAATTGGCGCGTTCGCCGCGTTGTTAAAAAAAATTTCTCCTGACGATCCGATCGATTATTACGTTCTTTGCGGGAAAAACGCGCAAATGTACAAACAGCTGCAAAGCGAAAAACATCCGCGCCTCATCCCGCTTCCGTATATTTCGTCGCGCAAGGAGATGAACGCACTTTATGATCAAGCGGATTTTATTTTAACCAAACCGGGCGGTGTAACGATTAGCGAATGTTTATATAAAAAATTGCCCATTTTTATTTATGATACGCTTCCCGGACAAGAAGAAATGAATTTGCGCATATTGAAACAGTTCCATCTCGCCTTCGATTTTTTAAATTGGAAAGACGTCCCGAATATTGCCGATAAGCTTCTTCCTATTCTTCACTCTCCGCAAATCGCGCATTATTTCAGCAAAGTGGAGAAATACCACCGCCAGCTTTCTCCAGAACGCCCAGCAATGCTGCTTTACTCGAAGCTAAGCGACGGATTATTTAAGCAGACTCCTCGATAA
- a CDS encoding GntR family transcriptional regulator codes for MPKYEQISNEIRKRIKDGIYSPNEPIPDEHSLAKEFGCSRMTVKRALDVLVSEGLLYRKRGHGTFIVKSAILDGQVNVASNETLGLTNLLKGRKVTSKIITFEVLFPPEDVATHLCIDTNTPVYHLIRLRNVDDEPYVIERTYMPTNLITGLNEKVLHSSIYNYITNELGLTIAGSHRKIRAAKPNELDQMYLQCAPDDPVLELEQVGFLNNGLPFEYSFSRHRYDKFVFVTVNIRR; via the coding sequence ATGCCAAAATATGAACAAATTTCGAACGAAATTCGCAAACGAATCAAAGACGGGATATATTCCCCGAACGAACCGATTCCCGATGAACATTCGTTAGCCAAAGAATTTGGCTGTAGTCGCATGACGGTAAAGCGCGCGTTGGATGTGCTTGTGTCGGAAGGCTTGCTATATCGTAAACGCGGGCATGGAACATTTATTGTCAAATCCGCCATATTAGATGGTCAAGTCAATGTCGCTAGCAACGAGACACTTGGATTGACCAATTTATTAAAAGGAAGAAAAGTAACAAGCAAAATTATTACGTTTGAAGTGTTGTTTCCGCCGGAGGATGTAGCAACACATTTATGCATTGATACCAACACGCCAGTTTACCATCTGATTCGTCTTCGCAATGTCGATGATGAACCGTACGTCATTGAACGTACCTATATGCCGACAAATTTAATTACAGGGCTAAATGAAAAAGTGCTTCATTCTTCGATTTACAATTATATTACAAATGAGTTGGGGTTAACGATTGCTGGATCCCATCGAAAAATTCGTGCAGCAAAGCCGAATGAACTAGATCAAATGTACTTGCAATGCGCGCCTGATGACCCAGTGTTGGAATTAGAACAAGTCGGATTTTTGAATAACGGACTTCCGTTTGAGTACTCTTTTTCCCGACACCGTTATGATAAATTTGTATTTGTGACGGTAAATATTCGACGGTAA
- a CDS encoding glycoside hydrolase family 1 protein: protein MKQQTKQEILYRFPDGFWWGSATSATQIEGAANEGGKGPNIWDHWYEKEPNRFFNGVGPSITSDFYHRYKEDIALMKEIGHNSFRFSISWSRLIPDGIGAVNPTAVQFYNNVINELLENEIEPFVTLFHFDMPLAMQEMGGWESRDVVDAYARYAKICFELFGDRVKKWFTHNEPIVPVEGGYLYDFHYPNVIDFQRAVQVAYHTIVAHAKAVQAFKQMNIPDGKIGIILNLTPSYPRSTHPADVKAAHIADLFFNRSFLDPAIKGEYPQDLVGLLREHGYLPATKEGDKELIKENTVDILGINYYQPRRVKAKEHLPNPEAPFMPERFFDYYVMPGRKMNPHRGWEIYEKGIYDILMNVKENYGNIECFISENGMGVEGEEQFRDEDGMIHDDYRIGFIREHLKWVHKAIQEGANVKGYHVWTFMDNWSWTNAYKNRYGLVAVDLENNRKRTIKKSGYWFKTLAENNGF, encoded by the coding sequence ATGAAGCAACAGACAAAGCAGGAGATCCTTTATCGCTTTCCAGACGGATTTTGGTGGGGAAGCGCCACATCTGCCACGCAAATTGAAGGAGCAGCAAACGAAGGGGGGAAAGGGCCGAATATATGGGATCATTGGTATGAGAAAGAGCCGAATCGCTTTTTTAACGGCGTTGGCCCTTCCATTACATCCGATTTTTATCACCGTTACAAAGAAGATATTGCATTAATGAAAGAAATAGGCCATAATTCGTTCCGTTTTTCGATTTCTTGGTCGCGGCTCATTCCCGACGGTATTGGCGCTGTCAATCCAACAGCGGTGCAATTCTACAACAATGTCATTAATGAATTGCTAGAAAATGAGATTGAACCATTTGTGACTTTGTTCCATTTTGATATGCCGCTAGCAATGCAAGAAATGGGGGGATGGGAAAGTCGGGATGTGGTAGATGCATATGCCCGCTATGCAAAGATTTGTTTTGAGTTGTTTGGTGACCGTGTAAAAAAATGGTTTACACATAATGAACCGATTGTTCCGGTCGAAGGAGGGTATTTATACGATTTCCATTATCCGAATGTAATTGATTTCCAGAGAGCTGTACAAGTGGCTTATCATACGATCGTAGCCCATGCAAAAGCAGTGCAAGCGTTTAAACAGATGAACATTCCAGATGGAAAAATTGGCATTATTTTAAATTTAACTCCTTCTTATCCCCGGAGCACCCATCCTGCTGATGTTAAAGCAGCACATATAGCTGATTTATTTTTCAACCGTAGCTTTTTAGATCCAGCGATAAAAGGCGAATATCCGCAAGACCTTGTCGGCCTTTTACGGGAACATGGATATTTGCCGGCAACCAAAGAAGGAGATAAGGAGCTAATTAAAGAAAATACCGTCGATATTCTTGGGATTAACTATTATCAACCGCGTCGTGTAAAAGCAAAAGAGCATCTCCCAAATCCAGAAGCCCCATTTATGCCGGAGCGCTTTTTTGACTATTATGTGATGCCGGGAAGAAAAATGAATCCTCACCGCGGCTGGGAAATTTATGAAAAAGGAATTTACGATATTTTAATGAATGTAAAAGAAAATTACGGTAATATCGAATGCTTTATTTCGGAAAACGGTATGGGTGTCGAAGGAGAAGAACAATTCCGCGATGAAGACGGAATGATTCATGACGATTATCGGATTGGATTTATTCGTGAACATTTAAAATGGGTGCATAAAGCAATACAAGAAGGAGCAAACGTTAAAGGCTACCACGTATGGACGTTTATGGATAACTGGTCTTGGACGAATGCTTATAAAAATCGCTACGGATTAGTGGCAGTTGACCTTGAAAACAATAGAAAACGTACAATTAAAAAGAGCGGATACTGGTTTAAAACGCTTGCGGAGAACAACGGCTTTTAA